Proteins encoded together in one Terriglobales bacterium window:
- a CDS encoding acyloxyacyl hydrolase gives MKVSAAVSFFALFLLGAQVLHAQDLPAPGSREISFWVSGGRGTTGSTANSGVFSIGVRYGWILTAPHGPGPLRGSFEYAVDVSPLYFVAQRKNSIGANINPVIFKWNFNSHGRIAPYVEISGGSLYTNHEVPFGTSNVNFSPGAAVGLQYLGRKWNPVFALRYVHISNAGLSEPNPGINTVQFLIGLNHFRRH, from the coding sequence ATGAAAGTCTCGGCGGCTGTTTCTTTTTTCGCCTTGTTTTTGCTTGGCGCTCAAGTGCTGCATGCGCAGGACCTTCCGGCTCCAGGTTCTCGGGAAATTTCTTTTTGGGTCAGCGGCGGCCGCGGCACCACCGGCAGCACCGCCAATTCCGGCGTCTTCTCTATCGGCGTTCGTTATGGCTGGATCCTGACCGCTCCACATGGACCCGGGCCATTGCGCGGCAGCTTTGAATACGCCGTAGACGTTTCTCCCTTATATTTTGTTGCCCAGCGCAAGAACTCAATTGGGGCAAACATTAACCCTGTTATCTTCAAGTGGAACTTTAATTCTCATGGGAGGATTGCTCCTTATGTCGAAATCAGCGGTGGAAGCCTCTACACCAACCATGAAGTCCCCTTCGGCACTTCGAATGTGAACTTTTCGCCGGGGGCGGCGGTCGGTCTGCAGTACCTCGGTCGCAAATGGAATCCCGTATTCGCGCTGCGCTACGTTCACATCTCCAATGCCGGACTCTCCGAGCCTAATCCCGGCATTAACACGGTGCAATTTCTGATCGGGCTCAATCACTTCCGCCGTCACTAA